A single window of Nocardia sp. NBC_01327 DNA harbors:
- a CDS encoding PH domain-containing protein yields the protein MSHPPGPDPAASYAPSPYARPSDASPALPDPVPPAPAGHGSPAVSDHATGSGAPAAEVWQRLDRRMLLVHPITELIRYIPVLLATLIAGARSDSPVWSLGVVGVIITFALTRWFTTTYRITPDNLELRTGLFQRKRLSVPRNRVRSVDVEADLLHRVLGLAVLSIGTGQQAERKDRFRLDSLDARLVPALRTTLLEHTQMGSEPAAAQPVPQSADDHSVVLGKSPTSAPEAKPPVEIAHWQPDWVRYAPLSLTGFAIIAPILGLAFQYGFAKVIVNSDAVQGLEDGGAQAIALAIAALLVFLVLFVSLTACARYLATYYGLRVIDDGATLHIRHGLFTTRQITLDLARLRGVTVNEPLLLRLAGAAELETIMTGTKSRQKILPQAPRTAIDRTVAHLLDSNADIGDPRPAAPPPVTAALRPHGPAAQRRRFTRAFSPLALIALALIAASLAGVDIPAWPWVLLAVAAVLAAALAWDRYRGLGHAVIPAAHGNPTWLITRSGSLDRDRDCLEGPGIIGWTVKQSWFQRRAGLATITAATAAGKKRYHVIDIPFDQAWPLIEAVTPGQLGTR from the coding sequence ATGAGCCATCCGCCCGGCCCCGATCCCGCAGCGTCCTATGCACCGTCTCCCTACGCGCGACCGTCGGATGCGTCCCCGGCACTTCCGGATCCTGTGCCACCGGCACCCGCAGGCCATGGCTCCCCCGCGGTTTCCGACCATGCGACCGGGTCGGGCGCACCGGCCGCCGAGGTATGGCAGCGGCTGGATCGCCGAATGCTGCTGGTGCATCCCATCACCGAGCTCATCCGCTATATCCCGGTGCTGCTGGCGACCTTGATCGCCGGTGCGCGCAGTGACAGTCCGGTGTGGAGCCTCGGGGTGGTCGGGGTGATCATCACCTTCGCGCTCACCCGGTGGTTCACCACCACCTACCGCATCACCCCGGACAATCTGGAACTGCGCACGGGACTGTTTCAGCGCAAACGACTTTCGGTGCCGCGCAATCGGGTGCGTTCGGTCGATGTGGAGGCCGATCTGCTGCACCGGGTGCTGGGATTGGCGGTGCTGTCCATCGGTACCGGCCAGCAGGCCGAGCGCAAGGACCGGTTCCGGCTCGACTCGCTCGACGCCCGGCTGGTGCCCGCACTGCGCACCACACTGCTCGAGCATACCCAGATGGGCTCGGAACCCGCTGCCGCACAACCGGTTCCGCAGTCAGCTGACGACCACAGCGTGGTGCTGGGCAAATCGCCCACCTCGGCCCCCGAAGCCAAGCCGCCGGTGGAAATCGCGCACTGGCAGCCGGACTGGGTGCGGTACGCGCCCCTGTCCCTGACCGGATTCGCGATCATCGCCCCGATCCTCGGCCTGGCGTTCCAGTACGGCTTCGCGAAGGTCATCGTCAATTCCGATGCCGTACAGGGCCTGGAAGACGGTGGCGCACAGGCCATCGCCCTGGCGATCGCCGCACTCCTGGTATTCCTGGTGCTGTTCGTCAGCCTCACCGCCTGCGCTCGCTACCTCGCCACCTACTACGGACTGCGGGTCATCGACGACGGCGCCACCCTGCACATTCGGCACGGCCTGTTCACCACCCGCCAGATCACCCTCGATCTGGCCCGCCTGCGCGGTGTCACCGTCAACGAACCCCTGCTGCTGCGCCTGGCCGGGGCCGCCGAACTCGAAACCATCATGACCGGCACCAAATCTCGTCAGAAGATCCTGCCGCAGGCGCCGCGCACCGCCATCGATCGCACCGTCGCGCACCTGCTCGACTCGAACGCCGATATCGGCGATCCCCGCCCCGCAGCGCCACCGCCGGTCACCGCCGCGCTGCGCCCGCACGGACCGGCCGCACAGCGGCGGCGCTTCACTCGCGCCTTCAGCCCGCTCGCACTGATCGCCCTCGCCCTGATCGCGGCATCCCTTGCGGGCGTGGATATTCCGGCCTGGCCGTGGGTGCTGCTGGCCGTGGCCGCCGTCCTGGCCGCCGCGCTGGCCTGGGATCGCTACCGCGGCCTCGGCCATGCGGTGATTCCCGCCGCGCACGGCAATCCCACCTGGCTCATCACCCGCAGCGGCTCCCTGGATCGCGACCGCGATTGCCTGGAGGGCCCGGGCATCATCGGCTGGACGGTCAAACAATCCTGGTTCCAGCGCCGGGCCGGGCTGGCGACCATCACCGCCGCGACGGCCGCGGGCAAGAAGCGCTATCACGTGATCGACATCCCCTTCGATCAAGCGTGGCCGCTGATCGAGGCCGTCACTCCGGGGCAGCTCGGAACGCGCTGA